Proteins co-encoded in one Podospora pseudoanserina strain CBS 124.78 chromosome 7 map unlocalized CBS124.78p_7, whole genome shotgun sequence genomic window:
- a CDS encoding uncharacterized protein (EggNog:ENOG503P0SH; COG:Q), translated as MLYTPTPDTLYHPPPHHIDPLGYSRLAIITGCSSGIGLATTQLFLSHQFQVVGLDITPFDYDLLRVEDHGRFHFHLGDLTLPGQIEEGVRIAHHFGGRVDVLVNVAGILDTFSSADTLLDPDWDNVIAVNLTVPVKMMRAVIPYLKQRPEGGVIVNVASTAGRSGAVAGVAYTASKHGLIGATKNVAWRFRNENIRANAVLPGSVDSSVGNRITKEQRVDLEGYRAVEPVHALQANPIAPLPPITALEVAKTILFLVSDQARTINGVELPVDRAWGVV; from the exons ATGCTCTACACCCCCACCCCAGACACCCTctaccaccccccccctcaccacatCGATCCCCTGGGGTACTCCCGCCTGGCAATCATAACCGGCTGCTCCTCCGGCATAGGCCTCGCCACAACGCAACTCTTTCTTTCCCACCAGTTCCAGGTCGTGGGGCTGGACATCACACCGTTTGACTACGACCTTTTGCGGGTGGAAGACCACGGTAGATTTCATTTTCATCTAGGGGACCTAACCCTCCCAGGACAGATAGAAGAAGGTGTGAGAATTGCTCACCATTTTGG CGGGAGAGTTGATGTGTTGGTCAATGTAGCCGGCATCCTCGacaccttctcctcagccGACACACTCCTCGATCCAGACTGGGACAACGTCATCGCCGTCAACCTCACCGTCCCCGTGAAAATGATGAGGGCCGTGATTCCTTACCTCAAACAGAGGCCGGAAGGGGGCGTGATTGTCAATGTGGCTAGCACCGCGGGGAGGagtggtgctgttgctggggttgcCTACACAGCTTCAAAGCACGGGCTG ATAGGAGCAACAAAAAACGTCGCCTGGCGCTTCCGCAACGAAAACATCCGCGCCAACGCCGTCCTCCCCGGCTCAGTCGACTCCTCAGTCGGGAACAGGATAACAAAAGAACAAAGGGTTGATCTGGAGGGGTACAGAGCTGTCGA ACCAGTCCACGCCCTTCAGGCAAACCCCATCGCACCACTACCacccatcaccgccctcgaGGTCGCCAAGACGATCCTGTTTCTGGTAAGTGATCAGGCGAGGACTATCAACGGGGTTGAGTTGCCTGTTGATCGGGCATGGGGCGTTGTGTAG
- a CDS encoding uncharacterized protein (EggNog:ENOG503NUAD; COG:S) translates to MLQTRCLFHRLNMTSSSPLQDNMVRSIAMSISSTKLSYFPENLKRNLLRGGVDEATVALLSQGDEAFQSENNEDTHASTTDHGGVGLSSSSTTQRHHASSHQHGNGSSHSYSHTDSSSNSYGHSYDHPCHRSHRQYPQQTASTWDEGDYDEEDEGDEDVSIEEGSPVPGANYTGPPREVKRHQYERNCHRTLQIVHLAEGTTHSDITNSVRGGQLLDVYLRSHDRSASVSFLHAADAQKFYGYCRRNDLYIRNKRVEVKWNERQFVLPGHVAGKISAGASRNLVIMNYASQHTEEVIREDLDHIHNLVVIKIQFIGGNCHIELNSVHNAIYARTCMLSRMKYKGRRIQFDVDQCAHPYPAPMVLKTKEAPQPKRQSSVSNRFQLLNIDDSEDEENAPPGFRSKKTPLVVA, encoded by the exons ATGCTCCAGACTCGTTGTCTGTTTCACAGGTTGAATATGACCAGCTCAAGTCCATTGCAAGACAATATGGTGAGATCTATTGCGATGTCTATCAGTTCAACCAAGCTGAGTTATTTTCCAGAGAACCTCAAGCGCAACCTCCTACGTGGTGGCGTAGACGAGGCTACAGTAGCT CTCCTTAGCCAAGGTGATGAGGCTTTCCAATCCGAGAATAACGAGGATACACACGCCTCTACTACGGACCATGGAGGTGTTGGTCTCTCCTCATCTTCGACGACGCAGCGTCATCATGCCTCTTCCCACCAACATGGAAACGGTTCTTCGCACTCCTATTCGCATACTGATTCCAGCAGCAACTCCTACGGCCATTCCTACGACCATCCCTGCCACCGTTCACATCGCCAGTACCCACAGCAGACCGCTTCGACATGGGATGAAGGAGActatgacgaggaggacgagggggacGAAGATGTCTCAATCGAAGAAGGGTCCCCTGTTCCTGGCGCAAACTACACAGGACCACCTCGGGAAGTGAAGCGCCATCAGTACGAGCGCAACTGCCATCGTACCCTTCAAATCGTACATCTCGCCGAGGGTACCACTCATTCTGATATCACAAACTCCGTGCGCGGCGGCCAGCTCTTAGACGTGTATCTTCGCTCTCACGACCGCTCAGCTTCCGTCTCGTTTCTTCATGCGGCCGATGCTCAGAAATTCTATGGCTATTGTCGTCGTAATGACTTGTATATCAGAAACAAGAGG GTCGAGGTCAAGTGGAACGAGCGTCAGTTTGTGCTGCCAGGCCATGTGGCGGGCAAAATCTCGGCCGGGGCCAGTCGCAACCTTGTCATCATGAACTACGCCAGTCAACATACCGAGGAGGTGATTCGCGAAGACTTGGATCATATCCACAACCTGGTTGTGATCAAGATACAGTTCATCGGTGGAAACTGTCATATCGAGCTCAACTCGGTGCACAATGCCATCTATGCTCGCACCTGCATGCTGAGCCGAAT GAAATACAAAGGCAGAAGAATTCAATTCGACGTGGATCAGTGTGCCCACCCTTACCCAGCCCCCATGGTTCTGAAGACCAAGGAAGCTCCTCAGCCAAAGAGGCAATCATCGGTCAGCAATCGCTTCCAGCTCTTGAATATCGACGATtctgaggacgaggagaacGCGCCACCCGGGTTTCGGTCTAAGAAGACTCCCTTAGTGGTGGCCTGA
- a CDS encoding uncharacterized protein (EggNog:ENOG503P2A6) — protein MKFSSAVALLGLSSSVSALAWPGFLPELDSLVVRQNSDETTNSPKPTNTPSSNDNNNEEEEEKTTTGPATPLRTNLNTAGISQSGKATGSAAPNGTTSGKPRQTEFNPQDPAGAVVMITPSVMEGYQLYKIGDYITWAWNYTNLQGTPTAIDVLVTNTVAKQTWTLTQNMTFQEQGSYTWDTGAYDRTAVASPLLVEQYTLIIHDSDSEPTGPAPAGMLAPFNSFKFGLYTPKVYTPISDGWKCASCNGAGGMSIDSKAVAAAGVMSVITVLSFTWFVAGFGGLM, from the exons ATGAAGTTTTCGTCGGCTGTTGCCCTCCTGGGCCTCTCCTCTTCAGTCTCCGCGCTCGCATGGCCCGGTTTCTTGCCAGAACTTGACAGTCTGGTGGTAAGGCAGAACAGTGATG AAACGACCAACTCCCCGAAGCCAACAAACACACCCTCGAGcaatgacaacaacaacgaagaggaggaagagaagaccaCAACGGGCCCAGCCACACCACTCAGGACAAACCTCAACACAGCCGGCATTTCGCAATCGGGCAAGGCCACAGGCAGCGCAGCACCGAATGGCACCACTTCCGGCAAGCCCCGCCAAACTGAATTCAATCCACAAGACCCAGCCGGCGCCGTCGTCATGATCACCCCTTCGGTTATGGAAGGCTACCAGCTGTATAAGATTGGCGACTACATCACCTGGGCCTGGAACTACACCAACCTGCAAGGAACTCCCACCGCCATCGACGTGCTTGTTACCAACACCGTAGCCAAGCAGACGTGGACCCTCACCCAGAACATGACGTTTCAGGAGCAAGGAAGTTACACTTGGGACACGGGCGCATACGACCGGACAGCCGTGGCGTCTCCTCTGTTGGTGGAACAGtacaccctcatcatccacgaTTCTGACTCGGAGCCCACTGGCCCGGCACCTGCGGGCATGCTTGCGCCCTTCAACAGCTTCAAATTCGGATTATACACCCCCAAGGTCTATACCCCCATCAGCGACGGCTGGAAATGCGCCTCTTGCAATGGTGCGGGTGGCATGTCGATTGACAGCAAGGCCGTGGCTGCCGCGGGCGTGATGAGTGTGATCACAGTATTGAGCTTCACGTGGTTCGtggctgggtttggtgggttgATGTAG
- a CDS encoding uncharacterized protein (COG:T; EggNog:ENOG503NTY5) has protein sequence MASKAKSRWADDEEDALREAQLKREKEEKKRLKAEKARKLEAERKTREAAAAAQQEQPPQPQSQESPNGPPPKRRRVSPEQQETHNGAPPEEPTITNLLRFTPGTISRSRSVENYDKLNDIEEGAYGWVSRARCLSTSKIVALKRLKTDPKDRSGLPVTGLREIQILRNSSHRNIVPLLEVVVSDSTTPLEPSIFLVLEFLEHDLKSILEDMPEPFLASEVKTLMLQLCSGVAYLHDNWILHRDLKTSNLLLNNRGQLKIADFGMSRYVGDPPPKLTQLVVTLWYRAPELLLGATTYGSAIDIWSVGCIFGELLAREPLLQGRNEVDELTRIFELCGLPSEESWPSFRRLPNARGLRLPNNPTPGSTNSRIRTKFPLLTSAGVGLFNGLLALDPERRPAAREVLEHEYFRQDPKPKQEAMFPTFPSKAGQERRRKRETPNAPVRGQKAADLGAVDLSGIFTGREKEERGGGFALRMV, from the coding sequence ATGGCAAGCAAAGCCAAGTCCCGCTGGGcagacgacgaagaagacgccCTGCGCGAAGCGCAATtgaaaagggaaaaagaggaaaagaagcgCCTCAAAGCCGAAAAGGCGCGCAAACTCGAAGCCGAAAGAAAAACCCGcgaagctgccgccgccgcccaacaagaacaaccaccgcaaccacAATCACAAGAAAGCCCCAACggccctcccccaaaacgaAGACGAGTCTCCCCCGAACAACAAGAAACACACAACGGAGCCCCCCCAGAAGaaccaaccatcaccaaccttctCCGCTTCACCCCCGGAACCATCTCCCGCTCCCGCAGCGTGGAAAACTATGACAAGCTGAACGACATCGAGGAAGGCGCGTACGGCTGGGTCTCCCGCGCCCGctgcctctccacctccaaaatCGTCGCCCTCAAGCGCCTCAAGACCGACCCGAAAGACCGCTCCGGCCTCCCCGTCACCGGCCTGCGAGAGATTCAAATACTGCGAAACAGCTCCCACAGAAACATCGTCCCCCTGCTGGAAGTAGTGGTTTCCGACTCGACCACCCCCTTGGAACCATCCATCtttctcgtcctcgagttcctcGAACACGACCTCAAGTCTATCCTCGAGGACATGCCCGAGCCGTTTCTGGCCTCAGAAGTCAAGACGCTGATGTTGCAGCTCTGCTCCGGGGTGGCGTATCTACACGACAACTGGATCCTTCACCGGGATCTCAAAACGTCGAATTTGCTGTTGAATAACAGGGGCCAGCTAAAGATTGCGGATTTTGGCATGTCAAGATATGTGGGCGATCCGCCGCCGAAACTGACGCAGTTGGTGGTTACGCTGTGGTATCGTGCCCCGGAGCTGTTGCTCGGGGCGACGACATATGGCAGCGCGATTGACATTTGGAGCGTGGGGTGTATCTTTGGGGAGCTTCTGGCCAGGGAGCCGCTTCTGCAGGGGAGGAACGAGGTGGACGAGCTCACGCGGATATTTGAGCTGTGCGGGCTGCCCTCGGAGGAGTCGTGGCCTTCGTTTCGGAGGCTGCCGAACgcgagggggttgaggttgccgaATAACCCGACGCCGGGATCGACGAACTCGAGGATAAGGACAAAGTTTCCGCTTTTGACgtcggcgggggtggggttgtttaATGGGTTGCTTGCGCTGGATCCGGAGAGgaggccggcggcgagggaggtgctggagcaTGAGTATTTCCGGCAGGACCCCAAGCCGAAGCAGGAGGCCATGTTTCCTACTTTTCCGAGCAAGGCGGGCCaggagagaaggaggaagagggagacgcCCAATGCGCCGGTTAGGGGACAAAAGGCGGCGGATTTGGGGGCGGTGGACTTGAGTGGGATTTTTAcagggagggagaaagaggagagggggggtgggtttgctttgaggatggtgtga
- the CRN1 gene encoding Coronin-like protein crn1 (COG:Z; EggNog:ENOG503NUSH; BUSCO:EOG092627F1), giving the protein MLRNDMMSVRGSRERLSWLFLEERSHQPCCPKHDFLLFFSFFFLFFFLFFFLFFFLFFPQYATLVLLFFQQHLPLRDGRASCLHRPSSSQWHQLSPCHCCTPGLWLPSQAFAFFCSMLSSDSLARMDNLTSASSGSSMSPTATDKETKLNPKSRVSIFATLRRKTSRIFVTKNTPSQTPMPFTDYQPQQRRRWFNSVGGRHSQRQNIRDHFERDERTETPTTPTTPTPYSNRDGPTPPHSPARRLLRTTSSMFLSLRGRFQQESPGSPESHYQQRASNDDDNGSDHVTGVCDPVVPKAPVLALPADVKTRAGWLSRRSSFQLGVQKAVQDTVDKNFSLDSAYDTPVSLGPRSRPTLPPLTTIASMNSSLEEASRLYDTRIGLLTSARDGCLTSPSMSTCANPSGTPREFSSDSPTLPSSSQQDSARTSLDTTVNGNSNSLSSPKTFSSNVSIPSRQRRILSDSSWSPESPEAPVCTACGSANQSRLMERSLCELNQLSDEELEALFRNKLGGLSLVSVASSRGHCGPYGSGSKVGADEAAELELNRAEEQDDKNTTASILEGDSNMCASTPRRSLREELLQVGEASQISWSTSQQLEGHVFGKPTKKEFCYDNLHISRNAWDTNLLKVNPEYISVNWESSGGGAFAVIPVNERGKLPDQIPLFRGHTAAVLDTDWNPFNDRIIASASDDGKVFIWEVPQGFTLHTDAEEIVDVAPVSKLGGHSRKVGHVLFNPAAENILASSSGDQTIKLWDISTGQAGHTLKHPEIVQSLSWSANGAMLVTTSRDKKLRVWDVRQEKPVHEHPGHEGAKNSRAVWLGEHNRIATTGFSRMSERQIALWEPGRAQPIGGFTSLDSISGVCMPFWDDGSNCLYLAGKGDGNIRYFEYQNDKFEFLAEYKSGDPQRGVAFVPRRGINVHENEVMRGYKTVNDTYIEPISFTVPRRAETFQSDIFPPATGVKPAMTAKEWFNGKDGLPNKIDLESIYDGNAPVEVASDYKPPVAIPAPAPAPAPATAPVASPKKEPEPAPVARAPAPSVADQKTSISAMANKFQDDEESGNDSEASSFEEISRPAQRQSIIIKSPNKPFPIATTPPPGTKHSPSQVSPVRSPGNVTPSVKHTPTPSAATAAAAAAAATPSGTPIEVSLEQIKHLLVQQAVIISSQSEKITSQTNVINRLASDVETLKKRVEAGSQEQSERIRLLELELEEARS; this is encoded by the exons ATGCTGAGAAATGACATGATGTCCGTTCGAGGAAGCCGTGAGCGATTGTCTTGGTTATTTTTGGAGGAAAGATCTCATCAACCTTGTTGTCCGAAACATGactttctcctttttttttcttttttttttctttttttcttccttttttttttccttttttttttccttttcttcccacAATATGCCACTCTGGTCTTGCTGTTttttcaacaacaccttcccctccggGACGGGAGAGCTTCG TGTCTGCATCGTCCATCGTCATCCCAGTGGCATCAGCTTTCTCCCTGCCACTGTTGTACTCCCGGCCTGTGGTTACCATCCCAGGCctttgctttcttttgctcTATGTTATCATCAGACTCCCTTGCCAGAATGGACAACCTGACTAGCGCCTCATCGGGGAGCTCCATGTCCCCAACGGCTACGGACAAGGAGACCAAGTTGAACCCCAAGTCTCGCGTTTCCATCTTTGCCACGCTTCGTCGCAAGACTTCCCGAATTTTTGTTACCAAAAACACACCTTCACAAACACCAATGCCCTTTACAGATTATCAACCACAGCAAAGACGACGTTGGTTCAACTCTGTAGGTGGCCGGCACTCTCAACGGCAGAACATTCGGGACCACTTTGAGCGCGACGAAAGGACAGAAACCCCAACTACACCAACTACACCAACACCGTACTCGAACAGAGATggcccaacccctcctcactCGCCCGCCAGGCGGTTGTTGAGGACGACTAGCTCCATGTTTCTCTCGCTCCGTGGCAGGTTTCAACAAGAAAGCCCCGGCAGCCCCGAGAGTCACTATCAGCAAAGGGCTAgcaatgatgatgacaatggCAGTGATCATGTCACCGGCGTCTGCGATCCAGTCGTACCAAAAGCTCCCGTCCTGGCCTTGCCGGCGGATGTCAAGACAAGAGCAGGTTGGCTAAGCCGCCGAAGCTCTTTTCAACTAGGCGTTCAGAAGGCTGTCCAGGACACGGTCGATAAGAACTTCTCTTTGGACTCTGCTTATGACACACCTG TATCCCTTGGCCCGCGAAGCCGTCCGACATTGCCACCGCTTACTACCATAGCTTCGATGAATTCTTCGCTAGAGGAAGCTTCACGTCTGTATGACACCAGAATCGGTTTGCTGACCAGTGCGAGGGACGGTTGCCTCACTAGTCCAAGCATGTCAACTTGTGCAAACCCGTCGGGGACCCCCCGGGAGTTTTCCTCGGACTCGCCAACTCTTCCCAGCAGTAGTCAGCAAGACTCGGCTCGGACATCGCTAGACACGACGGTGAATGGCAACAGCAACTCGTTGAGCAGCCCCAAGACGTTTTCATCCAATGTCAGCATCCCTTCCCGCCAGCGCCGTATTCTGTCGGATTCTTCCTGGTCGCCAGAGTCACCAGAGGCACCGGTTTGCACCGCCTGCGGAAGCGCCAACCAGTCTCGTCTGATGGAGCGAAGCCTATGCGAGCTCAACCAACTCAGTGATGAGGAATTGGAGGCACTGTTTAGGAACAAACTTGGGGGGTTGTCACTGGTTTCGGTGGCCTCATCGAGGGGACATTGTGGTCCATATGGCAGCGGCAGTAAGGTTGGTGCTGACGAGGCGGCAGAGTTGGAGCTGAACAGAGCAGAGGAGCAAGATGACAAGAATACAACGGCGAGCATCTTGGAAGGGGATTCGAACATGTGTGCGAGCACTCCGAGGCGGTCTCTGCGGGAGGAGCTGTTgcaggttggggaggcaTCGCAGATTAGCTGGAGTACCTCACAGCAGCTTGAGG GACACGTCTTTGGCAAGCCCACCAAGAAGGAGTTTTGTTATGACAACCTTCACATCAGCCGCAATGCTTGGGACACCAACTTGCTCAAA GTCAACCCCGAGTACATCTCCGTGAACTGGGAgtcgagtggtggtggtgctttcGCTGTCATCCCCGTAAACGAGCGCGGCAAGCTCCCCGACCAAATACCGCTGTTCCGTGGACacactgctgctgtgttgGATACCGACTG GAACCCGTTCAACGATCGCATCATTGCCTCGGCCTCGGATGACGGCAAGGTGTTCATCTGGGAGGTGCCGCAAGGGTTCACACTTCATACCGATGCGGAAGAGATTGTTGATGTAGCTCCTGTTAGCAAGCTGGGTGGACATTCCAG GAAAGTTGGACATGTTCTCTTCAACCCGGCCGCTGAGAACATCCTGGCCTCTTCTTCCGGCGATCAGACTATCAAGCTGTGGGATATCAGTACCGGGCAGGCTGGTCACACTCTGAAGCACCCCGAGATTGTGCAGAGCTTGTCGTGGAGCGCCAATGGCGCCATGTTGGTGACTACCTCGAGAGACAAGAAGCTCCGCGTCTGGGATGTCAGGCAGGAGAAGCCGGTCCACGAGCACCCCGGCCACGAGGGTGCCAAAAACAGCCGCGCTGTGTGGCTCGGCGAGCACAACCGCATTGCCACTACCGGCTTTTCGAGGATGAGTGAGCGGCAAATCGCTCTCTGGGAACCTGGTCGCGCGCAACCCATTGGCGGCTTCACTTCTCTCGACTCCATTTCTGGCGTTTGCATGCCCTTCTGGGACGACGGATCCAACTGCCTTTATCTCGCTGGCAAGGGTGACGGCAACATTCGCTACTTTGAGTATCAGAACGACAAGTTCGAGTTCCTCGCCGAGTACAAGTCTGGTGATCCCCAGCGTGGTGTCGCTTTTGTTCCTCGTCGCGGTATCAAC GTTCACGAGAACGAGGTTATGAGAGGTTACAAGACGGTCAACGATACTTACATTGAGCCCATCTCTTTCACCGTGCCTCGTCGCGCCGAGACCTTCCAATCCGACATTTTCCCTCCCGCTACCGGTGTCAAGCCCGCCATGACTGCCAAGGAGTGGTTCAACGGCAAGGACGGTCTTCCCAACAAGATCGACTTGGAAAGCATCTATGACGGCAATGCTCCTGTGGAGGTCGCTTCCGACTACAAGCCTCCTGTTGCGATTCCGGCTCCCGCCCCGGCTCCCGCCCCGGCCACCGCGCCTGTTGCCTCGCCCAAGAAGGAGCCCGAGCCGGCTCCTGTCGCCCGTGCCCCTGCTCCTTCGGTTGCTGACCAAAAgacctccatctcggccatggccaacaagttccaggacgatgaggagtCTGGCAATGATTCCGAGGCCTCGAGCTTCGAGGAGATCTCGCGTCCCGCTCAGCGCcagagcatcatcatcaagtcaCCGAACAAGCCGTTCCCGATCGCGactactccccctcccggcaCCAAGCACTCTCCTAGTCAGGTGTCCCCTGTCAGATCCCCCGGCAATGTAACACCTTCTGTGAAGCATACCCCTACTCCCTCGGCAGCTACCGCcgctgctgcggctgcggcggcCACGCCCTCTGGGACTCCTATCGAAGTGTCTCTGGAGCAGATCAAGCACCTCTTGGTCCAGCAGgccgtcatcatcagctcCCAGAGCGAGAAGATCACCTCCCAGACTAACGTCATCAACCGCCTTGCCAGCGACGTCGAGACCCTGAAGAAGCGGGTCGAGGCCGGGTCGCAAGAGCAGAGCGAGCGGATCCGGCTtctggagctggagttggAAGAGGCCCGATCTTGA
- a CDS encoding uncharacterized protein (EggNog:ENOG503PAPH; COG:S), whose product MACSAAAEAQIPVLVESACRHPGDFEDIVKIFSGAGYTVKVVILAVPKVLSRLGVLVRFYRGLPESMSRGLPPRLTPRGVHDESFGGCVTGAGWVDEHPGHVHEVVVVRRGGGVGYQNGSEGGEWKTEPKAREGLETQRRKLTSMEREGAEQNLKVLEGLVTEGKVDNTTVEELRGLLEETKGEEEEELKQLDIDAFVMGRKREAEQQQQQAKQKTTQEILDEIEFDDDDDINFYNTCSCCR is encoded by the coding sequence ATGGCttgctccgccgccgccgaagcgCAGATCCCGGTCTTGGTTGAGAGCGCGTGTCGACATCCGGGGGATTTTGAGGATATAGTCAAAATTTTCAGTGGGGCTGGGTACACAGTCAAGGTAGTCATCCTCGCCGTGCCAAAGGTCCtctcgaggttgggggtgttggttaGGTTTTATCGGGGGTTACCGGAGAGCATGAGCAGGGGGTTGCCGCCGAGGTTGACGCCGAGGGGTGTTCATGATGAGAGTTTTGGCGGGTGCGTTACTGGCGCGGGGTGGGTTGACGAGCACCCGGGACATGTGCacgaggtggttgtcgttcggaggggagggggggtggggtatCAGAATGGgagtgagggaggggagtggaAGACGGAACCGAAagcgagggaggggttggaaaCGCAAAGGAGAAAGCTGACGTCgatggaaagggagggggcagAGCAGAATTTGAAAgtgctggaggggttggtaACAGAGGGGAAGGTGGACAACACGACGGTGGAGGAACtgagggggttgctggaggagacaaaaggggaggaggaggaggagctgaagcAGTTGGATATCGACGCTTTTGTCATGGGGCGAAAAAGGGAAGcggaacagcagcaacaacaagcaaagcaaaagaCTACACAAGAGATCTTGGATGAGATCGAGttcgatgacgacgatgacatCAACTTTTACAATACCTGCTCTTGCTGCCGATAG